tttAAGGATTTAACCTTTCAATTTAAAAAGTTTTGTTTACCGAAAATTTGTAATTAAATTCGAATTAAGCTTACAATTTCTGAATACTTTTTCAATTCCAATGAAGACCATATCTTTCATAGCCGTAGAACCTTCCAATAGTCCCCAGAACCTAAACAGATTTGATCTCGTCTACAAACTCTTAATATTTCCAACATTCCAGGAAATTGTCGCAAGAATTTTCTGTCCATTATTTTTCAAGACATTTATTCCTATCAAATATTTACTTGTTacatttattttcatttccTCAGTTTCCTTTTCATTTCGAGTGCCAACCATATTGACAAATCTCCCTCTTCTCCTCCATTACACATTTTTACCGGAAACCGTCATTTTCCACCTCCAAATGGGGGGCCTTCCCTCAGGCTCAGTAGCTCCAAAAAAATGCGCTGCAATAATTGAGTAAAGAGTGTGGGCCTCGTCAGAGTCTTAAACTCTAATTGAGGACACAACTCTTCCGTTTAGGACGGTAGCGTTTGAACCGAAGTTGCCACAAATCAAAGCAAAACCGCAACGCGGGCACCGCCGCCGAAACTCGATACAACTTCAAGTCACTCCTGTCCCCGAGCCCCAAGGAAAATGGAAAGCAATTTTTATGTTTTCGCAGCTGTTTATTTGAAGATGTCTGAAGTTTCCAAGTTTTGGGTGACGTGACTGACGTAATTTTAATTTGATCCAAGTGGAAATGGTCGCTAAAAAATATCAAATGACCAGATAAATCACATGGCCAAGGACAAGGCTCTGGCAGGTCCtgccagacacacacacacacattaatGATGCCCACGGCAGGTCCTTGACGCAAATATTTGGCCAACGACATTTGGTCCTTAGCTAATTATACCCTGTAATTGGGGAATGGATGGAGTATGTTGTATTGTTAGAGATGTGCAGACATGTCTTTCTATCGGAGTTGGAGGAACCCCGATTGGAGTATTCCTAAAACAAGAATATAGAACATATCTTCCCCTTTTTCTGTCAAAATTCTTTTATGGAGTGCCTCCATCTCTTTTGGTCTCATTCTACAAGAATTAAAGGGTACCTGTAAGTCGAAAGTAGAGTACTCTCCTGTTTGAAAGTTCCACTTAGCCCGGAGCCGAAACAACGAAAACTCAAACTGAAAACAGAACTAAGCTGCTTGTGGCATAGACGGCTCTGGCATCCTCGTCCAGGATTAGCCGGCAATAGTATCCGGAAGGAGACCAACGTGAAAATTGCATTTTCCTTTTCCTCCGTTTTCACTCCTTTTGTTTCAGTTCCTGCATTGTCGTGGCGACGGCGGGTGGCGGTGGCTCCACTCTGATATTAAATTTCCAATTAACATTGGAGCATTATTTATCGGTGGCAATAAAAGTGTCCTGATTATGTTTGGCTCCGGGCTCTGCTTAGGGCCTGGTGCGGGTCTGGTTTGGGCCTTTTATTATTCCATTCGGATCTGGCTAGAGTTCGACTGAGAGCCTGCCATCCATCCCACCCACAGCCTTGTTATTAGTTTTTATTTATCAtcccactgctgctgcttaaTCTATCAAATATTTTATGAGCTAAAAGCAGTATCCAGGCACGTAAAGTAGTGCCACTGGTAGGCATTATAATTATCTCTGTTTGGTATTGCATTTGTAAAGTGTTTCAGAGATTCGCCTGCAGTTTTGTCGTTGACAAACATTAGAAAATATATCCATATGCAGCTTGCTTTTACACACAACATTTGTATGGCTTTATGGCAGGGCTTAGAGCCATTAATAGATAACAATTGGTGTGGAAATTGTTAGGTAGGGAACTGGAAAGATTTTAAATGAAAGCTCAGCTAGTTAAAACGCTTATTTGTTGCCTACTTTTAGGAGATTTTTAGAAGGAAAGTATAAATGTTTTATGCATAAAAGAAATACAACAAAATACATAGAATATGTAGTACTTTTATTGGATTACATACATCAAATGATTACCTTCAAAATACGCTCCAAGCTTCGTTGAAGTTTTACAAAATTTAAATACTAAAATATTCTATTATTTATAAAATCCTCTAATCCTCCTACAAACCACACAATTTTCAATACATATCCTTGGCCAGAAGCAAAGTCAGGAAAATGCAAAAATGACAAGCCATAAAATTCCAGAAAATTCTAGCAGCTGCCAAAGGTGCCTGATTTTTCCTTCGAGCATCCAAGCAGCTAAAGAAGCAACATTTTATGAGCTGCAGCAGCCAGATGAGACAAGTCATTAACATTTACGGCCTCCATCAATGAGGTCCTTCATGGGTTAGGGCCTCGTCTCTGGTGGTTTTTTATATGAGGCGCTTACCTGTTGCATGCTGATGACACTGAAAGTCATTTGATGACCCCATTTTTCCGGGCTAAGCGAGTGTATGCCAGGGGATTTATCTATCCTACAGATTTCTTCTGGCTTCGGCTGCTTACGTATTCATGGTTTATGTATGgggtttttcttttgattttccGCCCACTTCATTGCCAACAAATTAGTAATTAGGTGTGGACTGCAAATGCTAGAGGAGTTAGAGGTAAAGTATTTGCTCTGAATACTGTATATGTTTAATGGGCTTTTCCTTTGATGCTTGTTCCAGGAAAAGGGAATAGTTTGACCTCCAATAACACAAGGGAAGGAGTAAAATTACCCCCTAACTTTTGTAATTGGGAAATAAGTAATTAACATGTTAATGGTTTTGTATCTGAATTGATGTTTGAAGGTCCAGCAAGTGTAATCTGCTACATGTGGAATTTATTAGTGATATAATCTTCGATTCATAGACTTCCTTGAGGGTGACTTGGTAATCCTCCGAATTGAGCTTGGAATCTCATAACAAACTGTCAGAGACTGTTCAGATTGAGTCCTCCTGCTCATCCGCACTTACATAAGCCATCAGTCGCTTGAGCAGTCACACATCTGTGGATGTGTGGAAGAACCCGTATATCAAACTCGAATCACGTTTCGGCTCAGCCTCGGGACGAAATCAATTAAAGTTCGCCCACTGGCCCACGTTTGAAGGGCAGTGTCCAGGACCTGTTATTGTGTGGCTGCCACACGTTGCACAATTGGCATTGTATTACGGATTATGGATGCAGGGCGCGTGGCTGTCTGGCAGTGGCAATGTTTCGGTTGCAAGTTCATATCCGTTTTTAATTGCGGAAATGCACTTAAGCGGGGCTAAGGtgaaaagcagcagcagccactcgaCCTGGCCGGACCCACCCTGTACTCCAACCCGAAAGGGTATGCGGGTCACGTTTGTGGAAACAAGTGTTCTGGTTGCAGCTCCAATCTGCTTTGATATGAGTCCCTGTTGAGCGCGATACTCGTCGTACTCGTGTAAGGAAAAAACTGCACAGGGAAATCCGTGAcctttaattaaaaatattgtCAGCCATCTTTTGAACAGTCTGTGTGGCGTGCAACATGGCTTTGAGCTTCGCAGGATGTTCGGTAACCGTAAAAGCGTTGGTTGCATGTGCTGCAATGGTGGCTCAAATTCTTGGAAGCCTGCCACAGCCCTTACCATAAAGATCCGTGTTGTGCAATATTAGTTACGGATTAAACGGCATTTCGAAGTTCTAGGAAACAAGATACAAAAAGCTAATCCAAAGGCACTTTAAGGCTAATTAACCCTCAACTTTTATTCTCTACCACTTTCAGTTGAAAACCCCATCAAAATGATGAAATACGTGCAGATTCTGTTGTGCTATGGCCTGCTCCTGGCTCTGGTCTTCTCCGTCAGCGAGGCCCGACCTTCCACAGCCGAAACAGGACCCGTAAGTACATGCCGTAGGTCGGCACTGAGATTGACCCTAGCTCTAATGAACTCTATGATATATTTTGATGCCGATGAAGGATGCCGATGGTCTGGAGGGACAGGAGGGTGAGGATGTACGTGGCGCCTATGGTGGAGGCTATGATATGCCAGCCCAGGCCATCTATCCCAACATACCCATGGACCGCCTGCAGATGCTCTTCGCCCAGTACAGACCCACGTAAGAGGATGGGGAACGAGGGAGTGGTTCTGTGCATAATTAATCTATATCCCAGTTACAGCGCCTACTTGAGGACCCCCTCCTATGGCAATATGAACGAGCTGTATCGGCTGCCCGAGAGCAAGCGTCAAGTGAGGTATCGGCAGTGCTACTTCAATCCCATCTCCTGCTTTAGGAAGTAAATTTTCTACCTCACCGGAAGTGTATCCGTACCGTAACCGAAAAGCCCTTGGATAACATTAACATTTCAAGCatttcaaacaaaaaacaaaaccaaatcAAACCCAGCATGGAATTTAGCATAAAACCTCAGACAAAAATCTAACGCAAAAATGTTTAGTGCAATTAAACTAAAGCTAAGACTCAAACTACATATATCTTTATATATACATCCCccttatatatgtatatcgcAAATATAAATGTCTAAACAAAATACTGCAAATAAATGCTTCATTGTAgttaccaaaaaaaaagcagaTCGAggaaatatttattgaaaatatatatttgcaAGACAAACGAAAATTGTAAGCCCTTTTTGTGTCTTTTTCTACAATTCTTGATTTACGCTTGGCATATGGTGTGGTAAAATAATATATACAAACAATTTGAATCGCATTGAATTGCAATTGAAATTTTCTTTTGTACATTTAAATGGTACATTCAAGTCTCTTGTATAATACTAGCAACAATTTATGAAATGACAAAGTACAGTATGCAAATGTTAGAGCCATATAACAATATCTCTATATACAAATCGATACatgtaatatatatatacaatacatacattaaataaataaagttATACGTATGCATACGAGTACGTAGAAAATAAATGCGAATGTCGAGggaaaatttacatttaatggAATTCTATAAGCTTTTGATTATTTttgttattatttgtagtttAAGTACTTTGTTTATATTTTTACATTCCTATTCCATCGCCATATTTATTCCTTATCTATTCAACTTGGATATACTTCAGTTTCATGTTCTTTGACATATTAGATTGCATTTCGGATATAAATTTAAGATACATTTATTCTGATAAAGTACTTATTTAATATTAGCCTTCTAGAATTCGTTAGTCGTGTGATATTTACAAAAACAGAGATCTCATATCCCATATGTATACATCATAAAATATACACACTCATCCTTGATCGAGAGCTATAACCCTTCTTGGACAATAGTGAGTCCGCAATGAGTACCAGGTATTATCGTGTCGCTTCACGTGTGCCGCGACTTCGGAACGTTTCGACGAGTCTTGTCTATACATCGTTTCAGATGGAATTGGAACAAAGAAACTCCAACAGCAAGGGTGAATAATGATTCTTATTTCAAATATAAACAAACTTTGGATACATTTTAATAATATGATTAGGTAGAAGCGCTTGATATGCTCGTTAGGAGTCCGTCTCGGCTCGTTGTGGTACCGCTTGGGATCTGAGACCTGCTGTCAGCAGTTATGCCATCCGGATGCTCTTAAGACGTTGGATATCTAGCTGGGACATACTGTGGACATTTCTAAAATGAGAGTTATGAAGGGCGAGTGTTGTAACCTTTTTCTGCTGAGAACTGgacaggagcagaacaggtgTTTCACCGTCTCCTCCTTTTTTctcgtctctacagctacGTCAGAGGTCATTATGTGGGGTGCCCAGCCTGATTGCTTGGTTGCCTGTTAGCCAATGTTCTGTGactgcgctgcaccttttTCTGCCGAGTTTGCAGAGCTCTGAGGCATCTATgttcggccatgtttgccgagttgtgcgacatcgcGGCACTAATTGCCACATATCGTCTGTAAGTCACTTGTATTGACCATTATTTAATATATAGATAATTACAATCAACATCTAAATCTCATTTTATATATGTAGCTACCAAAACAAGGGTTTCTCTAtcaaaattgaatttgttcCTGAAGATATTCCATTCGAAACTCACCAAATGCCGATACGTTTTTTTCATATTGCTAATTGGTACAAAAAGTCGattcatatttttttttattttattcggcATGTTTAAAAACATTCTATAAAAGTTATATCtatttaataaaatatttttgaaacTAAAAAAGATGATATTTCTTTTTATTCAGGAACATTTTATAAGACATTTTAGAAAAAAGTTTAAGTTTGGAATTTATTCAATCTGTATGTAAGAATTATTTCAAGTATCTCAGTATTTGATTCTTATATCTAGCTTTTTGTATAAATCTATCTAGTGTCTGTGAGATTGTTTCAAGGATTTGGTGTTGCCTCTTAGGCCGAATATCCTTTAGATCTTGAAGAACTCTGCTCTGTTATCACTCCATTCAATCGcgtataattataattaacGATCCTCGTTGGATCTTGACATCCTAATCACATTTATCTGTCCCGCTTTATCTTCAGATATTCAGGCGTCTCGTCTCCATGTTCTTGGACTGGTACTGCCCAATGGCTTGGCGCTCTTTCATTTGGAGAACGAGTCGGTCCGGTGTGGAGATCTTGAAGCCATTGCCTCTGCGGTGGCGCTCTTCGATCTTCAGCGAGGTGGCCATCATGAAGATGGAGAAGACCAGGGCAATTAGATAGCGAACGATTAGCATATTGTGACAAACGCTGTTCGAAACCAAGACTGGACAGTCCAGCGATTCCAGTTTGTTCTTTTATAGCCCAAGTGCAGGACTATATCCGTTACCTGTCCTTAAGAGCGAGTCCTCCCTCCCACCGATCCCTCGATTTCTAGCCCGAGGGATTAGCGATTGGCTAGAGTTTTATAGCCAGTACTCCCCAATAAACAATTTCAGCGTTAATCCATTTGGCAATTTCCACTTCCTCTGCAGAAATCCGCACTCTCGATCGCAGTGCCGATCCCTGGATGAACCCCAGCCCAGATACAAACGGGGAAAACTAATTGCCATCCATGCCCCGATGATGCCTGATGAGTGGAAGTTCCAAGAAGGAGAGACAATGTCGACCTACCTGTGATGCTGCACCCTGGGACCCTGTTTTATgatctgctctgctctctctctctctctctgtctcatTCTCTGCCTCTTTCTTTGTGCCATTAGACATTTTAATTGTTAATTTTTGCAAAGGCGAAGCCTGGCCAGCAGCAGGAAAATTTAAATAATGGCCAGGCTGCAGGCAGAATCCAAGAGAGGAATCCAATGGCTACCTGCATTTAttatctgctgctgcttctgcttctgccgtTGGTGCTCCTCCTCTGGTGCTCCTCTTTGGCTGCCGCTGATCTACTCGACTCCGAGTGCCATCAACGTGAAAACAAGTGGCAACAATTTTCTATAAATTGCATTTGTGCAAAATTAAGTTCAATCTTGGCCAAGTCGCGAACCAGTAGCTGTATCTCTTCGGCTTGCATCCGCTCGTCTGGGTCTGCGCCCagtccccccccctccctatccctctctctctctctctctctctctctctctctctctcactcctGCTCTGATCTTTCACTGCTGGAGTAGCCAAACTCCATTAACTTTGCAATTGGCCACCATAACTCGTCCGTCGGTCGCCCGTTGCCGCCGTCACCTCGTCGCCCATTTGGCCGccgcatccacatccacatccaacTCTACATCTctacatccacatccacatcccaCAGAGCACCATGCCGatgccgggccgggccggggccaggtccaggtccagtcCAGGCGAGGCCTGGCCCCATCGCTTGTTAGTTTTTGCGCCAGATCGTTTATAATAATTCGTATGCGAGTCATGTCATGGCCCCTAAAGTGTATCTGCAGCcgcgcagtcgcagtcgcagtcgtcGCGGTCGTTGCGCATATCTGTATCTAGTCGAAGAGCACTTGGAGATGGTCTCGTGACACGATCCAGGATAATACAACATATTTGATTGTGGTATAGAAAGTATAACTAAGGAATTTATTAAGGTACTAAAGATTGGTTCAATAGGAGATTGAAACTTAGAGAATAGCAGGCTGGATGATAAATTCCCTGCATAGGGTTGTAATCAGTCAGCAAAATGGTCACTAAAGGTACGGAATAGTTGCTCCCACTTGTCTTGTTAAAGAAGGAATTAGTAAAGAAATCATTTGTAGACCGCACCTTTTGATTTCCTTCCTTGCGATAAGAAATCATTCTGATCTGTAATATCGTAAGTAAGCTTCCCCTTTGAAATTCTACATGGGACTGTATAAGGGTACACATTTCAAGATCAAACAAGACTTGTAAACGTTCCATAATAATAGTTATGTATGGGAatcatatgtatatacaacAATGATATTTCCAAGATATTTTTAGATCTttatatagatatatacaATTCCATATGTTTCAGTTAACAATAGATAGATCCGAGATACATAATTTGATTGAAAATACCATAAATCATACTCATTCATTCGTAATATGAACGTTCCAGTGGTATTATCAGGAAGATTCAAGCCCAATAAATCTTAAGAACTTCCTTAAGGAATGTATAACTATTAGACAGTGCATATGATACACATTTCTAGACGTAGACGTGTATCATTCTGTGCCTCAAAGGACTCTGAATAGGACATTCGTAAAGGTGTGTCAAGTGAAACCTTCAGAAACCTTTCAATTCCATAAAAATCCAATCACGAATACCTCTCACGAATCTCACACGCCCATCTCTGGGTAATGGAGTGGCAAGTCTTGGGATCGCCTGCTCTCGCTTGGCCTGATCTGGTCAACTATGCAaccggcagcagcagtggaGTCGCCACAGCAGTCgctgccccagccccagcaccAGTCCCAGCCCCCAGACCCCAGTCGGGTGACTCGAACTTGACTTCACTTGGCTTGATCTTGCGCCCGTTTCTTCTGCGCATAGCTTTGGGTCGCCACTGGCTGCATCTTTCTCCGCATCTCACGGCCAACTCGAATCCCTACCCCCCTGCGCACTGGGCCGTTGTCATACCACTTTATCCGCGGCGCTTTGTGCTGGTTTTGTTCTATTGGTAAAAGGAAGTTAGAAAAATGCTCTGAATTCATGCGGCCACTGTCGGGGCCAGCCGAGGCGGTGGCCTTAAGTGAATTGTGCCCGGGACAAGCTTCCAGCTGGGCAGCCCTCGGATCTGCAAGGGAATTTCTATTCCATTTGGCGGAAATCTGTTCGAATGGCTTAGAGCTGCATACATATGTGCTGCCCAAAGTTTAAAAGTTGAGAATGATAATGGATTAAGTGAAAGTTTAAAGGAAGAATGTAAGCTCGGGCTGGATTGAGATGTTACTCATTGATTGAGGCAGAACCTTTCGAATAGAGATCTATACCTCAAAGAAGACTTTCTCCAGCATTTGAATGGAATGATTTGATTTTAGGCTTGTGTCATTATTGGGCACCATCACCTCTCCCTAGCATGCCCCATCCTGCACCTTCAGCTGCCGCAAAAGGGCAAAGACAAGcggcagcaaaagcaacagaaacagcagcaaGAAGAGAAATATGAAATTCCAAACAACTGTGGGGCACTTAAGGCGCTGCTGGTCAAGTCGGATCTCGAACTCCCAACGTAACCGGTAGTCGGTGTCGTGGCTCTTGGCTCCGCATTCACTGGCCAAAGACCAACAAGACCAAAGCCATAGCCATCGCCTGGGCCATcgccatcgtcgtcgtcgtcgtcgtcgtcgtcgtcaccATGTCGTCGGACTCCTTGGACAATGTTGCAATGTTGCTCTTATTTCAGAACATGACCATCGTCCAATGTGGGGCCAGGGAGGAATGCCTTAATTCAGGAATTTAATGAAAAATGCTCTATGAAGCGCTGCAgcaaattaaacaaaaaaaaaggaagaaaagaaaagaaaaaaaatcaaGCGAGGAAAACTTGAGCGCACAGAAGCCATCGGAGGAGTGGGGGCAACCGAACAGAACGGAGCGGAGTGGAGCCGCGTACAAAAAGGTTAAAATTAAAATCTTCGCTGGCTCTTGTTCTCCTTAGTTGAGCGGTTTGCTTTTCAATATACACATACCCTATAGGAATCAAATCAAAATGGGGTATATGAGGATCGGAAGGATCAGGTTTAAAGGCTTTTGAGTTTTTGGTAGTCCCAAAAACTTTGATAAAGTTTCTTATAAATAAAGAAACattttcttaaatttctttagATTAAAAATTATGTTAACTTTACAGGAGTGTTATGTACAGAAttagtattttatattttctgAAATAATTGTAATTAAAAGGTAACAATTTCGTTACTAAATAGAAGCCCCTAAACATTTTCGTAATCCTCCAAGAATATATCGTTTTAGCAGTGAATCATTCAAAGTTTTTTCTCCACTTAAAATTCTTTTATAGATTTCAGAATAATAGTTCCTGTATAATGCTTTGTTCCACTAAGGTTTTCATTTCAATTCCTTTAAAACTTTTCTGGATGGTAGGTTAGTGCTGATATGCACATAGGTCCTTGCAGTCGTTCGACTTCGTAGTCCACGTAACACCTTGTATTTCTTCCATATATATCGTTCCTCCATTATCTGTTATTATAATGCATTCCCTTACCTAGATTCCCTTtgaatattaaaaattgttgttttttatttgttgtttatttttaGAATCCTTAAATGATATTCCAACTACATTATTTTACTGCTATCAAAGATCTTATGCCACACTAGCCACTTCTCGATCGCTTCATCAAGATTCCTCTTTTCCAGAGGGTATACCCAAATCGATCAACTAAATCCTGGCTGCTACTGCTCTTTCTGCGCGCTTCAAGCAGTGTGAGATCGGTGGCAGGTGATGCCGTTCAACTTTGAGGTTGAGTAGCTTGATGCGACCGACCAAAGTTGACCAGTTCCCTCCTCGCACCACAGCTCCTCCGCCCAACCTCcgtttctccctctctcgctgGTTGTGAGTGCGTCTGAAGCTCCTGTTGCTCTGCGCCGAGCGTTGTAAATTACATTTTCCAAATGCTTTTGCCATGTCGAACCAAAAAGCCATGTACATATGTGGCATaaaggagctgctgctgctgcctggccAGTAGCTGTAGCTGGACAACTTGTGGCAGCATCTCTCGctgtctctgtccctctccctCGCTCTGGACTCTGTGGCCATGGCCGTGGTCGTGGATGCCGCCGCCTTTGCTTCCGTTTTGATTTGGAACACTTGTTGCAGTGTGTGGCAGCCCAGGCCTCTCTTCTATAGATGTGTcctccaacaacaacaagcaaaAAACATCCATTCCTTGGGGATATGTACACACCGCACACCCATATATATAccatatatactcgtacgtTGTTCCTACATGGATTCCAACATGGCATTTGGGATGCTCCTTCCCAATGCTCTTTTCGGttttttcttctctctctctctttctgtctctgtctctctcatTCTTTCTGCGTATTTAaacattttgttgttgctttcgGCTCGGGGATTGGGGCATCGGGATCTCCTGTTGATTATGTTGTTGTAGTTTGTTCAGATCGTTGTTGATTGTTGTTGAGTGTTGATTGTTGCAAGCGGCCGACTGGTGGCTGCCCCGCGGTaggtagctgctgctgcccctcaGAGCTGTTGGCTTTGATTAACCCGAGTGTGAGAGCTTTTTGCCAGTGATCATCATTGGCTAAGAGATTTCTGGGGATTGCAGCAAGAGAATGGGTTTTCTAAGAACTCCTTGACCTTAAGGCATTCAAAGATTAAAGCCTTTTTCGGCTATAGCCCATGGTTATAAGAAAATCCTATCATGGTGCACCTTTCACTAGAATACTAGTGTGCTTTTATATACAGAAACGAAGAAATGGTCAAAAAGCTATAACTCTAAGAATTTAAATGGATTATAGTGATTGGTTCAATACTTATCGAGAAAGATGGAATCTAAAAGTAAGTGTAAAAAGGCGAAACAAAGGATATGTGGATGCTACAAGAGTATGTTCACTTGTCGAATGGATTAGACGGTAGCATTATATTTACTTGAATGTGATTTATTTGTTACACTTCCACTAGGATGATGCATTGGATGAATATATTGATTAAGGTGTCTTGTAAAGTACTACTCATTCTTCATATAATCTACTTATGTTTCCATTATCACCGCCGCCATCGCCATCATCTTCAATGCGTTCAGCAGCTCCATCTTGATCCTATTCATCATAGGCGAAGAGAAtcacgatgacgatgatgataaTATAAACAAAGCAGAAGTGTATTAGATACAGAGGTTTTTCTTTTGAAGAAGTGAATTATTGTATTTCAACTTGTGGCTCCAATAGCATCACTCCTTGTCCCATATTTATTGAATAGTTAGTTTGTCTATTTCCAGTACATCCGATAGGTTGCTACGGTCTTGGGGAGGATCATACTCCCAATCATTGCTTTCGTCGTTGCCTATTGGTGTGTAAGTAGGAGCTGGTTAAAAACTGCTTAAAGGCTTTCGATTGCGGAGGACTTACCTAAGGGTTTCTCGGGTTCCCCTGGAGTGATGTGATAATTGGGCTTTGTCACTGCCGGAATGTGCTTGCCAGGCTTCAGGCGAATGTCCAAATCTTCGCAAATGAAGTCGCTGAAGATGTAGCACCAACGTTTGACCATGCTCTTGGCACAGTAGCTGGTGCAGTCGATTTCTTCATGGTACTCACAAGCAATGCCTGCGGTGTATTCAAAACGATCTTGTTGAAAATATGTGCTTGTCCCATGTAAATTAATATTAATGTTCGGCTTTCCCGTGATGCCAAAAGCAGCCTTCTTCAATGCGTAAAGCAAGTACTGAATGTCGTAGATCAGAATGGACTTGGTTATGGCCTCGTTGTCATCGGCCTCGCACTCCAAATAGGCAAAGCAAGCCTTTACCATCGGTATTTGATCGGTGGGGGTGTACATTAT
The sequence above is a segment of the Drosophila miranda strain MSH22 chromosome 4, D.miranda_PacBio2.1, whole genome shotgun sequence genome. Coding sequences within it:
- the LOC108164117 gene encoding uncharacterized protein LOC108164117 isoform X1; translated protein: MMKYVQILLCYGLLLALVFSVSEARPSTAETGPDADGLEGQEGEDVRGAYGGGYDMPAQAIYPNIPMDRLQMLFAQYRPTYSAYLRTPSYGNMNELYRLPESKRQVRYRQCYFNPISCFRK
- the LOC108164117 gene encoding uncharacterized protein LOC108164117 isoform X2 translates to MMKYVQILLCYGLLLALVFSVSEARPSTAETGPDADGLEGQEGEDVRGAYGGGYDMPAQAIYPNIPMDRLQMLFAQYRPTAYLRTPSYGNMNELYRLPESKRQVRYRQCYFNPISCFRK
- the LOC108161343 gene encoding uncharacterized protein LOC108161343 — protein: MLIVRYLIALVFSIFMMATSLKIEERHRRGNGFKISTPDRLVLQMKERQAIGQYQSKNMETRRLNI